The Altererythrobacter sp. ZODW24 genome window below encodes:
- the lepB gene encoding signal peptidase I, which translates to MTDITPELRELKNPAIEAKAEKEEAPFWKFLLKLALVVVIFRSFIFSPFNIPSESMLPRLWNGDYLLAAKWPYGFTSASLPFGVPLIPGRIFASEPERGDVVIFQHPIDKVDYIKRVIGLPGDIIAVEDGQVILNGTPIPKERIGDFVQPMSANTPVCGRPEYQQVTPEGTQICSYPQFRETLPEGVAYNVLDFGDMAFADNRPPVTVPAGKMFVMGDNRDNSQDSRFPARSGGGVGIVDQDLLVGRAQVMMWSTDGESSWLLPWTWFSSERVERIGGSF; encoded by the coding sequence ATGACAGATATTACTCCCGAACTCCGCGAACTGAAGAACCCGGCCATCGAAGCCAAGGCAGAGAAGGAGGAAGCTCCGTTCTGGAAGTTCCTGCTGAAGCTCGCGCTGGTGGTGGTGATCTTCCGCAGCTTCATATTCTCGCCCTTCAATATCCCCAGCGAAAGCATGCTTCCCCGCCTGTGGAACGGCGACTATCTGCTCGCGGCAAAATGGCCATATGGTTTCACCAGCGCATCCCTGCCATTCGGGGTGCCGCTGATCCCGGGCCGGATTTTCGCAAGCGAGCCCGAGCGCGGCGATGTGGTGATCTTCCAGCATCCGATTGATAAGGTCGATTACATCAAGCGCGTGATCGGCCTGCCGGGCGATATTATCGCGGTTGAAGATGGCCAGGTGATCCTGAACGGAACGCCTATTCCGAAAGAACGGATTGGCGACTTTGTGCAGCCGATGTCCGCCAACACACCGGTTTGCGGGCGGCCCGAATATCAGCAGGTCACGCCCGAGGGCACACAGATCTGTTCCTATCCGCAATTCCGCGAAACACTTCCGGAAGGCGTAGCTTACAATGTCCTCGACTTCGGCGATATGGCCTTCGCTGACAACCGCCCGCCAGTAACCGTGCCAGCGGGCAAGATGTTCGTCATGGGCGACAACCGCGACAATTCGCAGGACAGCCGCTTCCCTGCGCGGTCTGGCGGCGGTGTTGGCATCGTCGATCAAGACCTGCTGGTTGGCCGCGCGCAAGTGATGATGTGGTCCACCGATGGCGAGTCAAGCTGGCTGCTGCCTTGGACCTGGTTCAGCAGCGAACGCGTTGAACGAATTGGCGGATCGTTTTGA
- the topA gene encoding type I DNA topoisomerase, producing MQLVIVESPAKAKTIENYLGKGFKVLASYGHVRDLPPKDGSVRPDEDFAMDWEMYRDKQKQVKAITDAAKTADRLILATDPDREGEAISWHVQELLRKRKALPKVVDRVTFNAITKKAVTEAMKAPRGLDTDLIDAYLARRALDYLFGFTLSPVLWRKLPGAKSAGRVQSVALRIVVDREKEIEAFKPEEYWSIIAKYEQDGTQFDARMVKFDGDKIDKMTLGEEGSAMKAKAAVEGSRFTVEDVETKPLTRNPSPPFTTSTLQQEASRKLGFSASHTMRLAQNLYEAGAITYMRTDGVQMDGSAIEAARKAIAERYDSNYVPEKARFYATKAKNAQEAHEAIRPTSFSKDKSGAGDEAKLYSLIFKRAMASQMSGARLERTAVTLRDPTGRHELRATGQVVKFPGFMAVYEEGRDNRGDEDDANLLPHMTKGDAPHRKDVEANQHFTQPPARFSEASLVKRLEELGIGRPSTYASTIQTIRDRDYVRMEKNRFFAEESGRLLTSFLERFFPRYVAYEFTAGMEDQLDVVSDGKAEYKALLAEFWKDFKPKSDEVMEFKPSEVSEILDEFLSDYLFPAKEDGSDPRLCPKCGDGRLALRGGKYGAFVACANYPECKFTRRFAQPGGAGDDGADDQTMGKDPVSGLEVERKTGRFGPYIQLGEGKEAKRASIPKDLDDFDLEWALKLLDLPRIVGEHPETGKEIEAAIGRYGPYLRHDGKYAKLTSTRDVFDTGMNAAVTLLAEAANRKGGTRAKVEPIKTFGKHPVSEAEMKVLPGRYGPYVTDGTTNATIPRDMKPEDVTEEQAIALIDARVAKGPVKKKRKKAAPKKKAPAKKKAAAKKKPAAKKKAPAKRKAD from the coding sequence ATGCAGCTTGTTATCGTCGAATCGCCAGCCAAGGCGAAGACCATCGAGAATTATCTGGGCAAGGGCTTCAAGGTCCTCGCTTCATACGGCCACGTCCGTGATCTGCCGCCGAAGGATGGCAGCGTCCGTCCGGACGAGGACTTCGCGATGGATTGGGAAATGTACCGCGACAAGCAGAAGCAGGTGAAGGCGATAACCGATGCGGCCAAGACCGCAGACCGTCTGATCCTCGCGACTGACCCTGACCGCGAAGGTGAAGCCATCAGCTGGCACGTTCAGGAACTGCTGCGCAAGCGTAAGGCGCTGCCCAAGGTTGTCGACCGTGTGACCTTCAACGCGATCACCAAGAAGGCCGTCACCGAGGCCATGAAGGCCCCGCGCGGGCTCGATACGGATCTGATTGACGCCTATCTGGCGCGCCGCGCGCTGGATTATTTGTTCGGCTTCACGCTCAGCCCCGTGCTGTGGCGCAAGTTGCCCGGCGCGAAATCGGCTGGCCGCGTGCAGTCGGTTGCGCTGCGGATCGTCGTCGACCGCGAGAAAGAGATCGAGGCGTTCAAGCCGGAAGAATACTGGTCGATCATCGCAAAGTACGAACAGGACGGCACGCAATTCGATGCGCGTATGGTCAAGTTCGATGGCGACAAAATCGACAAGATGACACTGGGCGAAGAAGGCTCCGCGATGAAGGCCAAGGCCGCTGTTGAAGGTTCGCGCTTCACTGTTGAAGACGTTGAAACCAAGCCGCTCACGCGCAATCCTTCGCCTCCATTCACGACATCGACGCTGCAGCAGGAGGCCTCGCGCAAGCTCGGCTTCTCGGCCAGTCACACGATGCGTCTGGCGCAAAATCTTTATGAAGCCGGCGCGATCACTTACATGCGTACCGACGGTGTTCAGATGGACGGCAGCGCGATCGAAGCCGCGCGCAAGGCTATCGCCGAGCGTTACGACAGCAACTATGTGCCCGAAAAAGCGCGCTTCTACGCGACCAAAGCCAAGAATGCCCAAGAGGCTCACGAGGCGATCCGTCCGACCAGTTTCAGCAAGGACAAGTCCGGTGCGGGCGACGAAGCTAAGCTCTATTCGCTAATCTTCAAACGCGCGATGGCGAGCCAAATGTCCGGCGCACGGCTTGAGCGCACCGCCGTCACGCTCCGCGATCCAACCGGTCGTCACGAACTACGCGCCACAGGCCAAGTCGTGAAATTCCCGGGCTTTATGGCCGTGTACGAAGAAGGCCGCGACAACCGCGGTGATGAAGACGATGCGAACCTGTTGCCGCATATGACTAAGGGCGACGCACCGCACCGCAAGGATGTGGAGGCGAACCAGCACTTCACGCAGCCGCCAGCGCGTTTCTCGGAAGCCAGCTTGGTCAAACGGTTGGAGGAACTTGGCATCGGGCGCCCATCCACTTACGCCAGCACCATCCAGACGATCCGCGATCGCGATTATGTGCGGATGGAGAAAAACCGCTTCTTCGCTGAGGAAAGCGGACGGCTGCTGACCAGCTTTCTGGAACGTTTCTTCCCGCGCTATGTCGCCTATGAATTCACCGCGGGCATGGAAGACCAGCTCGATGTGGTTTCGGATGGCAAGGCCGAATATAAGGCTCTGCTCGCCGAGTTCTGGAAGGACTTTAAACCCAAGTCCGACGAGGTGATGGAATTCAAACCATCCGAAGTCAGCGAGATCCTCGACGAGTTTCTTTCCGACTATCTCTTCCCGGCCAAGGAAGACGGCAGTGATCCGCGCCTATGCCCCAAATGCGGCGATGGCCGCTTGGCTTTGCGCGGCGGCAAATATGGCGCGTTCGTGGCCTGCGCCAACTATCCTGAATGCAAATTCACTCGCCGTTTCGCTCAGCCGGGCGGAGCGGGCGATGACGGCGCCGATGACCAGACGATGGGTAAAGACCCCGTCAGCGGTCTGGAAGTCGAACGCAAAACGGGCCGTTTCGGGCCGTACATCCAACTGGGCGAGGGCAAGGAAGCCAAGCGCGCCAGCATCCCCAAAGACCTAGATGATTTCGATCTGGAATGGGCGCTGAAACTGCTCGACCTGCCGCGCATCGTGGGTGAACACCCCGAAACGGGCAAGGAAATCGAAGCGGCCATCGGGCGCTACGGACCTTACCTGCGTCACGATGGCAAATATGCCAAGCTGACCAGCACGCGCGACGTGTTCGACACTGGTATGAACGCGGCAGTGACGCTGCTCGCCGAAGCCGCCAACCGCAAGGGCGGAACTCGCGCTAAGGTAGAACCGATCAAGACCTTCGGGAAGCACCCTGTCAGTGAAGCCGAAATGAAAGTGCTGCCGGGCCGTTATGGTCCCTATGTTACTGACGGTACGACCAACGCCACGATCCCGCGCGATATGAAGCCTGAAGATGTGACCGAGGAACAGGCGATCGCCTTGATCGACGCCCGCGTCGCCAAGGGACCAGTGAAGAAAAAGCGCAAGAAAGCCGCGCCTAAGAAGAAGGCTCCGGCCAAAAAGAAGGCCGCCGCTAAGAAGAAGCCAGCCGCGAAGAAAAAGGCGCCTGCAAAGAGGAAAGCTGACTGA
- the gor gene encoding glutathione-disulfide reductase translates to MPQYDYDLFTIGAGSGGVRASRISASHGAKVAVAEEYRVGGTCVIRGCVPKKMLVYGAHFAEDIEDAQHFGWTIEGKSFDWKKLRDHVQNDVTRLEGLYTDTLQNNDVTVFDERATISGPNEVTLASGKVVTAKYILVCTGARPFVPEFPGSEHGITSNEAFHLDDIPKHIIIAGGGYIANEFAGIFNEFGSKVCIVNRSDQLLRGYDESLRDRLLQISLMKGIEFKFNTTFKSIEKQEDGRLLVTMQNGDQQLTDQVMFATGRVPNIEGLGLDNVGVEMGDGGAIKVDEYSKTNVDSIYAVGDVTDRIQLTPVAIREGQAFADTVFGGTPKTVDYSFVPSAVFSHPPIAAVGMTESEARMKLGGVKVYTSDFRAMKNVIASRNERSLYKMICDEATDKIVGIHMIGPESPEIMQAAAVAVKAGLTKADFDDTVAIHPSMAEELVLLK, encoded by the coding sequence TTGCCCCAATACGATTACGACCTCTTCACTATCGGTGCCGGTTCCGGCGGCGTTCGGGCATCGCGCATTTCGGCGTCCCACGGCGCGAAGGTGGCTGTGGCGGAGGAGTACCGTGTTGGCGGAACATGCGTTATCCGGGGCTGCGTGCCCAAGAAAATGCTCGTCTATGGTGCGCATTTTGCCGAGGATATCGAAGACGCGCAGCATTTCGGCTGGACCATCGAGGGCAAGAGCTTCGATTGGAAGAAGCTGCGCGATCATGTTCAGAATGACGTCACCCGCCTCGAGGGGCTTTATACCGACACGCTGCAAAACAATGACGTAACGGTGTTCGATGAGCGCGCAACGATCAGCGGGCCGAACGAGGTGACGCTCGCCAGCGGCAAAGTCGTGACGGCGAAGTATATTCTGGTTTGCACCGGCGCGCGGCCATTTGTGCCCGAATTCCCCGGTAGCGAGCATGGGATTACGTCCAATGAGGCATTTCATCTGGATGATATTCCGAAGCACATTATCATCGCGGGTGGCGGTTATATCGCCAATGAATTCGCGGGTATCTTCAATGAATTCGGGTCGAAGGTTTGCATCGTAAACCGCTCCGACCAATTGCTGCGCGGCTATGACGAATCTTTGCGCGACCGCTTGCTGCAAATCTCGCTGATGAAGGGCATCGAATTCAAGTTCAACACGACCTTCAAAAGCATCGAGAAGCAGGAGGACGGCCGCTTGCTCGTCACCATGCAAAACGGTGATCAGCAGCTCACCGATCAAGTCATGTTCGCCACCGGCCGTGTGCCCAATATCGAAGGCCTCGGCCTCGACAATGTCGGCGTAGAAATGGGCGACGGGGGCGCAATCAAGGTTGACGAATATTCGAAGACAAATGTCGATAGCATCTATGCCGTGGGTGACGTGACCGACCGTATCCAGCTAACGCCCGTTGCGATCCGCGAAGGGCAAGCCTTTGCCGATACGGTGTTTGGCGGAACGCCCAAGACGGTCGATTATAGTTTCGTACCCAGCGCTGTATTCAGTCACCCGCCGATCGCTGCAGTCGGCATGACCGAAAGCGAAGCCCGGATGAAATTGGGCGGTGTCAAAGTTTACACCTCAGACTTCCGCGCGATGAAAAACGTCATTGCAAGCCGCAACGAGCGCAGCCTTTATAAGATGATCTGCGACGAGGCGACGGACAAGATCGTGGGCATCCATATGATCGGCCCTGAATCGCCGGAAATCATGCAGGCAGCGGCGGTTGCGGTGAAGGCTGGCCTGACCAAAGCGGACTTCGACGACACGGTCGCGATCCACCCTTCGATGGCTGAAGAGTTGGTGCTTTTAAAGTAA
- the pgi gene encoding glucose-6-phosphate isomerase, which yields MSEAVEQVWSKLEKLDHTPPLDLFAKDADRLKRLSTRLEWPSNGKQVGAIFDWSKTHLSAENLPLFEELAKAANFTAHRDELLNGEIVNVTEGRAATHTAERGIGADQDVAQADALHMRMRGLVEAIHQGILGEVKHLIHIGIGGSALGPKLAVDALGRDGCTVDVHVVSNIDGLALEAAFDACDPATTMIALASKTFTTIETMTNAESALTWLRANGVDDAYGRVVALTANPEAAVEWGVDETRVLPFAESVGGRYSLWSSIGFPVAIALGWDDYAAMLEGAGAVDAHFRDTDGATNLPLRAAFADRLYARLLGAQTRAVFAYDERMRFFPDYLQQLEMESNGKRVTAEGEEVTEPTAPITWGGVGTDGQHAVFQLLHQGTHLIPVDFIASIAPGDTLDPAHHRILLTNCFAQGAALMAGEKGEDTARDFPGGRPSATILCDDIDPATFGALVAFHEHRTFANAVLMGINPFDQFGVELGKKMAKSIDAGGGEFDASTSALLDAAGLG from the coding sequence ATGTCTGAAGCGGTAGAGCAGGTCTGGTCCAAGCTTGAGAAACTGGACCACACGCCGCCACTGGATTTGTTCGCAAAGGACGCCGACCGGCTGAAGCGTCTATCTACGCGGCTCGAATGGCCCAGCAACGGTAAACAAGTCGGCGCGATCTTCGACTGGTCGAAAACCCACCTTTCCGCCGAAAACCTGCCGCTGTTTGAAGAACTGGCGAAAGCCGCGAACTTCACCGCCCACCGCGATGAATTGCTAAATGGCGAGATCGTGAATGTGACCGAAGGGCGCGCGGCAACGCACACCGCCGAACGCGGCATCGGCGCAGATCAGGATGTCGCACAGGCTGATGCGCTGCATATGCGGATGCGCGGGCTGGTGGAGGCGATCCATCAGGGCATTCTGGGTGAGGTGAAGCATCTGATCCATATCGGCATTGGTGGCAGCGCGCTGGGGCCTAAGCTGGCGGTCGACGCGCTGGGCCGCGATGGCTGCACCGTCGATGTCCACGTGGTGTCCAACATTGACGGGCTGGCGCTGGAGGCGGCGTTCGACGCTTGCGATCCGGCGACCACGATGATCGCGCTGGCCTCCAAGACCTTCACCACTATCGAGACAATGACCAACGCGGAAAGCGCGTTGACTTGGCTGCGGGCGAATGGCGTGGACGATGCCTATGGCCGCGTGGTTGCGTTGACTGCCAATCCCGAGGCGGCGGTCGAATGGGGCGTCGATGAAACCCGCGTCCTGCCCTTCGCCGAAAGCGTGGGCGGGCGTTACTCGCTGTGGTCCTCGATCGGATTCCCCGTGGCGATTGCGCTGGGGTGGGACGACTATGCCGCGATGCTCGAAGGAGCCGGTGCGGTGGATGCGCATTTCCGCGACACCGACGGTGCGACCAACCTGCCATTGCGCGCAGCCTTCGCCGACCGGCTCTATGCGCGGCTGTTGGGCGCGCAGACCCGTGCGGTGTTCGCTTATGACGAGCGGATGCGGTTCTTCCCCGATTACCTCCAGCAGCTGGAGATGGAATCCAACGGTAAGCGCGTGACCGCAGAGGGCGAGGAAGTGACCGAACCAACCGCGCCCATCACTTGGGGCGGGGTCGGGACGGACGGCCAGCATGCCGTGTTCCAATTGCTGCATCAGGGCACGCATCTGATCCCGGTGGACTTCATCGCCAGCATCGCGCCGGGCGACACGCTGGATCCCGCGCATCACCGCATCCTGCTCACCAATTGCTTCGCCCAAGGCGCGGCCTTGATGGCGGGCGAGAAGGGTGAGGACACCGCTCGCGATTTCCCCGGCGGACGGCCCAGCGCGACGATCCTATGCGATGATATTGACCCGGCAACCTTCGGCGCGCTGGTAGCGTTTCATGAACACCGGACTTTTGCGAATGCCGTTCTGATGGGGATCAATCCGTTCGACCAGTTCGGCGTGGAGCTGGGCAAGAAGATGGCAAAGTCGATTGACGCGGGCGGCGGTGAGTTTGATGCTAGTACCAGCGCGCTGTTGGATGCGGCTGGGTTGGGGTGA
- a CDS encoding VOC family protein produces MKLGRLNHIGVATPSIADSIAFYRETMGATSIVEPFELEGRHLLVAFIDTPTDSGMNGTQIELIEPLEGDTALTGFLQKNPLGGQHHLCYEVEDIAAAREWFEGQGKRILGPTRIGAHGTPIFFVHPKDMMGQLTEIMETPKEAH; encoded by the coding sequence ATGAAACTAGGCCGCCTCAATCACATCGGTGTTGCGACACCGTCCATTGCCGACAGCATCGCATTCTATCGCGAGACGATGGGGGCGACCTCTATTGTCGAACCGTTTGAATTGGAGGGTCGCCATCTGTTGGTGGCCTTTATCGATACGCCCACGGATTCGGGCATGAACGGTACGCAGATCGAATTGATCGAACCGCTTGAGGGCGACACGGCGCTGACCGGCTTCCTCCAAAAGAACCCGCTCGGCGGGCAGCACCACCTTTGTTACGAAGTTGAGGATATTGCGGCGGCGCGGGAATGGTTTGAGGGGCAGGGCAAGCGCATCCTCGGCCCCACGCGCATCGGGGCGCATGGCACGCCGATATTCTTCGTCCATCCCAAGGATATGATGGGCCAGCTGACCGAGATTATGGAAACGCCGAAAGAGGCACATTGA
- a CDS encoding NAD-dependent epimerase/dehydratase family protein — MVGTVLVTGGSGFIAGELIQQLLDKGWHVHTTIRNKAKEPALRNRFADAEGRLKVFQTELMSDDGWAEAVKGCSHVAHVASPIAASTPKDENDMIVPAREGTLRALRFAHEAGITRFVQTSSMAAVAYGRSDKEYTVDESDWTDLTHPDVYPYVKSKTIAERAARDWVKENAPDMEFVSINPAMVLGPIESGDFSPSVQAVKQLMDGSMPMAPDLGFAIVDNRDVAALHVLALETPGLKDERFLAAGKFMKMIEVGAVLRAHLGDKAKKVPSRVMPNFMVQVLALFNEGVRSIKSELGKSRHVDASHAEKVLGWKTRPEEESIRDTADSLLIHGVVKL; from the coding sequence ATGGTAGGGACTGTACTTGTTACAGGCGGCAGTGGTTTTATTGCTGGCGAGCTGATTCAACAGTTGCTGGATAAGGGGTGGCACGTCCACACAACTATCCGCAACAAAGCCAAAGAACCGGCGCTGCGTAACCGCTTTGCCGATGCCGAAGGACGGCTGAAGGTTTTTCAGACTGAGCTGATGAGCGACGACGGTTGGGCCGAGGCTGTCAAAGGTTGCAGTCATGTCGCCCATGTCGCGTCGCCGATTGCTGCCAGCACGCCCAAGGACGAAAACGACATGATCGTGCCAGCGCGCGAGGGCACTTTGCGCGCGCTGCGTTTCGCGCATGAGGCGGGCATTACGCGCTTTGTGCAAACCAGTTCGATGGCAGCGGTCGCCTATGGCCGCAGTGACAAGGAATATACGGTCGATGAAAGTGACTGGACTGATCTAACGCATCCCGACGTCTATCCCTACGTCAAATCCAAGACCATCGCCGAACGCGCCGCGCGCGATTGGGTGAAGGAAAACGCGCCGGATATGGAGTTCGTGTCGATCAATCCCGCGATGGTGCTTGGCCCGATTGAGAGCGGCGACTTCTCGCCTTCTGTTCAGGCAGTGAAGCAATTGATGGATGGATCGATGCCGATGGCGCCGGACCTCGGTTTTGCGATTGTCGATAACCGCGACGTGGCGGCGCTGCATGTGCTGGCGCTCGAAACGCCGGGGCTGAAGGACGAACGTTTTCTGGCGGCAGGCAAGTTCATGAAGATGATTGAAGTCGGCGCCGTTCTGCGCGCGCATCTTGGCGACAAGGCCAAGAAGGTGCCAAGCCGCGTGATGCCCAATTTCATGGTGCAAGTGTTGGCTCTGTTCAACGAAGGCGTGCGCTCGATCAAAAGCGAGCTCGGCAAATCGCGCCACGTGGATGCGAGCCATGCGGAAAAGGTCCTCGGCTGGAAAACGCGGCCTGAGGAAGAGAGCATCCGCGACACGGCTGACAGCCTGCTTATCCACGGAGTGGTGAAGCTTTAG
- a CDS encoding acyl-CoA carboxylase subunit beta, with protein MSANIAEMERRRDAARMGGGQKRIDSQHAKGKLTARERLEILLDDGSFEETDMYVVHNCTDFGMDEQHIPGDGVVTGSGTINGRLVYVYSQDFTVFGGSLSERHAEKICKVLDTAMKVGAPVIGLNDSGGARIQEGVASLGGYAEVFQRNVLASGVVPQLSLIMGPCAGGAVYSPAMTDFIFMVKDSSYMFVTGPDVVKTVTNEVVTQEELGGAITHTTKTSVADLAFENDVEALMAARNFVDYLPLSNRESVPERPTSDPHDREEMSLDTVIPDNANQPYDMHEVLRKVLDEGDFFEVQPAHAGNILCGFGRIEGRTVGVVANQPFVLAGVLDINASKKAARFVRFCDAFDIPILTFVDVPGFLPGTSQEHNGIIKHGAKLLFAYAEATVPKITVITRKAYGGAYDVMASKHLRGDLNYAWPTAEIAVMGAKGAVEIIFRKDAGDPGKIAEKTKEYEDRFANPFIAAQKGFIDEVIYPHSTRKRIALGLRKLRGKVLENPWKKHDNIPL; from the coding sequence ATGTCAGCCAATATTGCCGAAATGGAACGCCGCCGTGATGCCGCTCGCATGGGTGGTGGTCAGAAGCGGATCGACAGCCAGCATGCCAAGGGCAAGCTAACCGCGCGCGAGCGGCTCGAGATCTTGCTCGACGATGGATCGTTCGAAGAAACCGACATGTATGTCGTGCATAATTGCACCGACTTCGGGATGGACGAGCAGCATATTCCGGGTGACGGCGTGGTCACCGGCAGCGGCACGATCAACGGCCGGCTGGTCTATGTGTACAGCCAGGATTTTACCGTGTTTGGCGGCAGTCTTTCAGAACGGCATGCTGAGAAGATCTGCAAGGTTCTCGATACCGCGATGAAGGTTGGCGCGCCGGTAATCGGCCTCAACGACAGCGGCGGCGCGCGTATTCAGGAAGGCGTGGCATCGCTTGGCGGATATGCCGAAGTGTTCCAGCGCAATGTGCTGGCCAGCGGGGTTGTGCCGCAGCTCAGCCTGATCATGGGGCCATGCGCTGGCGGCGCGGTTTATAGTCCTGCGATGACCGACTTCATCTTTATGGTGAAGGACAGCTCTTACATGTTCGTGACCGGCCCCGATGTGGTGAAAACGGTGACGAATGAAGTCGTGACGCAGGAAGAATTGGGCGGCGCGATTACGCATACAACAAAGACTTCGGTTGCCGATCTGGCATTTGAAAACGATGTCGAGGCGCTGATGGCAGCGCGCAACTTTGTCGATTATCTGCCGCTGTCGAACCGCGAGAGTGTGCCCGAGCGGCCAACCAGCGACCCGCATGACCGGGAGGAAATGAGCCTCGACACGGTCATTCCCGACAATGCCAACCAGCCATATGACATGCACGAAGTGCTGCGTAAGGTTCTGGACGAAGGCGACTTCTTCGAAGTGCAACCGGCCCATGCGGGCAATATCCTATGCGGTTTCGGCCGGATCGAAGGGCGCACCGTGGGCGTGGTGGCCAACCAGCCATTTGTGCTGGCGGGCGTGCTCGATATCAACGCCAGCAAGAAGGCCGCGCGGTTTGTGCGGTTCTGTGATGCGTTCGACATTCCGATCCTGACCTTCGTCGATGTCCCCGGCTTCCTGCCCGGCACTTCGCAGGAACATAACGGTATCATCAAACACGGCGCGAAACTGCTGTTCGCCTATGCCGAGGCGACCGTGCCCAAGATCACCGTGATCACCCGCAAGGCCTATGGCGGCGCATACGATGTGATGGCCAGCAAGCACCTGCGCGGCGACCTCAACTATGCCTGGCCAACCGCCGAAATCGCGGTGATGGGCGCAAAGGGCGCAGTGGAAATCATTTTCCGCAAAGACGCAGGCGACCCCGGCAAAATCGCCGAGAAAACCAAGGAATATGAAGACCGCTTCGCCAACCCCTTCATCGCCGCGCAAAAGGGCTTCATCGATGAAGTGATCTACCCGCACTCAACGCGCAAGCGGATCGCGCTGGGCCTGCGGAAGCTACGCGGGAAGGTGCTGGAGAACCCGTGGAAGAAGCATGACAATATCCCGTTGTGA
- the rnc gene encoding ribonuclease III — MWPEAREWLAGLGIKPQDDAIYVEALTHGSFGAKRDYERLEFLGDRVLGLSIADWLYERNSGQEGTLSQRLNALVSRQTCALVARQIGLPDHIRLGKQARDDGGAESDNILGDVVESLLGASFIERGFNQTRDLIRDIWEPIMSSDAGVSKHPKSALQEWAAGNERKPPEYEIITRRGPDHAAQFTVRVAIKNVGTTEATASNKREAEKAAAKAFMEKYA; from the coding sequence CTGTGGCCAGAAGCCCGCGAATGGCTCGCGGGTCTTGGCATCAAGCCGCAAGATGATGCGATCTATGTCGAGGCGCTGACCCACGGCAGCTTCGGCGCGAAACGCGATTACGAACGGCTCGAATTTCTCGGCGACCGCGTGTTGGGCCTGTCGATTGCCGACTGGCTGTATGAGCGCAACTCCGGGCAAGAAGGCACGCTGTCACAGCGTTTGAACGCACTCGTCAGTCGCCAGACCTGCGCACTGGTGGCCCGCCAAATCGGGCTGCCGGACCATATCCGCCTTGGTAAACAAGCGCGCGATGATGGCGGGGCAGAAAGCGACAACATCCTCGGCGACGTGGTGGAAAGCCTGCTGGGCGCGAGCTTCATCGAGCGCGGCTTCAACCAAACGCGTGATTTGATCCGTGACATTTGGGAACCGATAATGTCGTCCGACGCGGGCGTTTCAAAACATCCGAAAAGCGCTCTTCAAGAATGGGCTGCCGGCAACGAACGCAAGCCGCCCGAATATGAGATCATTACACGACGCGGGCCCGACCACGCGGCACAATTTACGGTCAGGGTGGCCATCAAAAATGTCGGCACGACAGAAGCCACCGCCTCTAATAAGCGCGAAGCCGAAAAGGCCGCAGCAAAAGCATTCATGGAGAAATACGCGTGA
- the era gene encoding GTPase Era, protein MTDTKADQATKCGVVAVIGAPNAGKSTLVNALVGQKVAIVSAKAQTTRARMLGVALHGKTQIILADTPGIFAPKRRLDRAMVAAAWEGAQEADAIVLMVDPIKQRRHELTPLLESLKDRPERKLLVLNKVDIAKKEPLLKLAQELGEAVEFEEIYFISALSGDGVPELKDALAALMPEGVWHYPEDQVSDASERLLAAEITREQLYRQLHEELPYDSAVRPESYTQRKDGSVEIRQQIVIGRDSQKPIVLGKGGSKIKAIGEAAREELSELLGQKVHLFLHVKVSENWSEDKEVFEEMGLDWSK, encoded by the coding sequence GTGACCGATACGAAAGCAGATCAGGCGACCAAATGCGGCGTGGTCGCCGTTATCGGTGCGCCGAATGCTGGTAAAAGTACGCTGGTGAACGCGTTGGTCGGCCAGAAGGTCGCCATCGTATCTGCTAAGGCGCAAACGACGCGGGCACGTATGCTTGGCGTTGCGCTGCACGGTAAAACTCAGATCATCCTCGCCGACACACCCGGTATCTTTGCTCCAAAGCGCCGGCTCGACCGCGCGATGGTCGCTGCAGCATGGGAAGGCGCGCAGGAAGCCGACGCCATCGTGCTGATGGTCGATCCGATCAAACAGCGCCGCCATGAACTCACGCCTCTGCTCGAAAGTCTGAAGGACCGGCCAGAGCGCAAACTACTGGTGCTCAACAAGGTTGATATCGCCAAGAAAGAGCCGCTGCTGAAACTGGCGCAGGAACTGGGCGAAGCAGTGGAATTCGAGGAAATCTACTTCATCTCAGCCTTGTCGGGAGACGGCGTGCCCGAACTGAAAGACGCCCTCGCCGCGCTGATGCCCGAGGGCGTGTGGCATTATCCCGAAGATCAAGTGTCCGACGCCAGCGAACGCCTCCTCGCCGCCGAAATAACCCGCGAACAGCTGTACCGCCAACTGCACGAGGAACTCCCGTATGACAGCGCGGTACGCCCCGAAAGCTACACCCAACGCAAGGACGGCAGCGTCGAAATCCGCCAGCAAATCGTGATCGGCCGCGATAGCCAGAAGCCCATTGTGCTCGGCAAAGGCGGCAGCAAGATCAAGGCCATCGGAGAGGCCGCACGCGAGGAACTAAGCGAGTTGCTAGGTCAGAAGGTCCACCTGTTCCTGCACGTAAAGGTCAGCGAAAACTGGTCCGAAGACAAGGAAGTGTTCGAAGAAATGGGGCTGGATTGGAGTAAGTGA